A genomic segment from Equus asinus isolate D_3611 breed Donkey chromosome 23, EquAss-T2T_v2, whole genome shotgun sequence encodes:
- the LOC106824685 gene encoding S-methyl-5'-thioadenosine phosphorylase-like isoform X5 has protein sequence MPHKQPIQLSPEGRGGASAVRGLCLAVSGAAPLAPLCFSAPRAPATAACSLRLTRPPRPPSADMAPGANSTAVKIGVIRGTGLDDSEILEGRTEKYVDTPFGKVNLQHGRQHSIMPSEVNYRANIWALKEEGCTHVIVTTACGSLREEIRPGDIVIIDQFIDSCFVQMRVQRRSTHYT, from the exons ATGCCACACAAGCAGCCAATCCAGCTGTCCccggaaggaagaggaggagccagCGCCGTCCGGGGACTCTGCTTGGCTGTGTCCGGCGCTGCGCCCTTGGCCCCCCTGTGCTTCTCGGCCCCACGCGCACCCGCCACCGCAGCCTGCTCCTTGCGCCTGACGAGGCCACCGCGCCCTCCTAGCGCAGACATGGCCCCAGGTGCCAACTCCACGGCCGTGAAG ATTGGAGTCATTCGTGGAACAGGCCTGGATGATTCAGAAATCTTAGAAGGAAGAACCGAAAAATATGTGGATACTCCGTTTGGCAAGGTTAATCTCCA GCACGGGAGGCAGCATAGCATCATGCCCTCAGAAGTCAACTACCGGGCGAACATCTGGGCTCTGAAGGAGGAAGGCTGCACACACGTCATCGTCACCACAGCCTGCGGTTCCTTGAGGGAGGAGATTCGGCCCGGAGACATCGTCATTATCGACCAGTTCATTGACAG TTGCTTTGTTCAGATGAGAGTCCAGAGGAGATCCACTCATTATACGT GA
- the LOC106824685 gene encoding S-methyl-5'-thioadenosine phosphorylase-like isoform X2 — protein sequence MPHKQPIQLSPEGRGGASAVRGLCLAVSGAAPLAPLCFSAPRAPATAACSLRLTRPPRPPSADMAPGANSTAVKIGVIRGTGLDDSEILEGRTEKYVDTPFGKVNLQHGRQHSIMPSEVNYRANIWALKEEGCTHVIVTTACGSLREEIRPGDIVIIDQFIDRVPTFWILLTASFSVILGLPLSSVFAVSQWSALEA from the exons ATGCCACACAAGCAGCCAATCCAGCTGTCCccggaaggaagaggaggagccagCGCCGTCCGGGGACTCTGCTTGGCTGTGTCCGGCGCTGCGCCCTTGGCCCCCCTGTGCTTCTCGGCCCCACGCGCACCCGCCACCGCAGCCTGCTCCTTGCGCCTGACGAGGCCACCGCGCCCTCCTAGCGCAGACATGGCCCCAGGTGCCAACTCCACGGCCGTGAAG ATTGGAGTCATTCGTGGAACAGGCCTGGATGATTCAGAAATCTTAGAAGGAAGAACCGAAAAATATGTGGATACTCCGTTTGGCAAGGTTAATCTCCA GCACGGGAGGCAGCATAGCATCATGCCCTCAGAAGTCAACTACCGGGCGAACATCTGGGCTCTGAAGGAGGAAGGCTGCACACACGTCATCGTCACCACAGCCTGCGGTTCCTTGAGGGAGGAGATTCGGCCCGGAGACATCGTCATTATCGACCAGTTCATTGACAG agtccccacattctggattttacTGACTGCATCCTTCAGTGTCATTTTGGGTCTTCCCTTGTCCTCAGTCTTTGCTGTAAGCCAGTGGTCAGCTCTGGAGGCCTGA
- the LOC106824685 gene encoding S-methyl-5'-thioadenosine phosphorylase-like isoform X4, with amino-acid sequence MPHKQPIQLSPEGRGGASAVRGLCLAVSGAAPLAPLCFSAPRAPATAACSLRLTRPPRPPSADMAPGANSTAVKIGVIRGTGLDDSEILEGRTEKYVDTPFGKVNLQHGRQHSIMPSEVNYRANIWALKEEGCTHVIVTTACGSLREEIRPGDIVIIDQFIDSCFVQMRVQRRSTHYTCPLREC; translated from the exons ATGCCACACAAGCAGCCAATCCAGCTGTCCccggaaggaagaggaggagccagCGCCGTCCGGGGACTCTGCTTGGCTGTGTCCGGCGCTGCGCCCTTGGCCCCCCTGTGCTTCTCGGCCCCACGCGCACCCGCCACCGCAGCCTGCTCCTTGCGCCTGACGAGGCCACCGCGCCCTCCTAGCGCAGACATGGCCCCAGGTGCCAACTCCACGGCCGTGAAG ATTGGAGTCATTCGTGGAACAGGCCTGGATGATTCAGAAATCTTAGAAGGAAGAACCGAAAAATATGTGGATACTCCGTTTGGCAAGGTTAATCTCCA GCACGGGAGGCAGCATAGCATCATGCCCTCAGAAGTCAACTACCGGGCGAACATCTGGGCTCTGAAGGAGGAAGGCTGCACACACGTCATCGTCACCACAGCCTGCGGTTCCTTGAGGGAGGAGATTCGGCCCGGAGACATCGTCATTATCGACCAGTTCATTGACAG TTGCTTTGTTCAGATGAGAGTCCAGAGGAGATCCACTCATTATACGT GTCCTCTTAGAGAATGCTAA
- the LOC106824685 gene encoding S-methyl-5'-thioadenosine phosphorylase-like isoform X3, with amino-acid sequence MPHKQPIQLSPEGRGGASAVRGLCLAVSGAAPLAPLCFSAPRAPATAACSLRLTRPPRPPSADMAPGANSTAVKIGVIRGTGLDDSEILEGRTEKYVDTPFGKVNLQHGRQHSIMPSEVNYRANIWALKEEGCTHVIVTTACGSLREEIRPGDIVIIDQFIDRTTKRPQTFYDGSSSCARGVCHSSG; translated from the exons ATGCCACACAAGCAGCCAATCCAGCTGTCCccggaaggaagaggaggagccagCGCCGTCCGGGGACTCTGCTTGGCTGTGTCCGGCGCTGCGCCCTTGGCCCCCCTGTGCTTCTCGGCCCCACGCGCACCCGCCACCGCAGCCTGCTCCTTGCGCCTGACGAGGCCACCGCGCCCTCCTAGCGCAGACATGGCCCCAGGTGCCAACTCCACGGCCGTGAAG ATTGGAGTCATTCGTGGAACAGGCCTGGATGATTCAGAAATCTTAGAAGGAAGAACCGAAAAATATGTGGATACTCCGTTTGGCAAGGTTAATCTCCA GCACGGGAGGCAGCATAGCATCATGCCCTCAGAAGTCAACTACCGGGCGAACATCTGGGCTCTGAAGGAGGAAGGCTGCACACACGTCATCGTCACCACAGCCTGCGGTTCCTTGAGGGAGGAGATTCGGCCCGGAGACATCGTCATTATCGACCAGTTCATTGACAG GACCACCAAGAGACCTCAGACCTTCTATGACGGAAGTTCCTCCTGTGCCAGAGGAGTGTGCCATTCCAGCGGCTGA
- the LOC106824685 gene encoding S-methyl-5'-thioadenosine phosphorylase-like isoform X1, with protein MPHKQPIQLSPEGRGGASAVRGLCLAVSGAAPLAPLCFSAPRAPATAACSLRLTRPPRPPSADMAPGANSTAVKIGVIRGTGLDDSEILEGRTEKYVDTPFGKVNLQHGRQHSIMPSEVNYRANIWALKEEGCTHVIVTTACGSLREEIRPGDIVIIDQFIDSTYPCWTTARSFWGPLEARTRVLLRGWQLRHRSRFP; from the exons ATGCCACACAAGCAGCCAATCCAGCTGTCCccggaaggaagaggaggagccagCGCCGTCCGGGGACTCTGCTTGGCTGTGTCCGGCGCTGCGCCCTTGGCCCCCCTGTGCTTCTCGGCCCCACGCGCACCCGCCACCGCAGCCTGCTCCTTGCGCCTGACGAGGCCACCGCGCCCTCCTAGCGCAGACATGGCCCCAGGTGCCAACTCCACGGCCGTGAAG ATTGGAGTCATTCGTGGAACAGGCCTGGATGATTCAGAAATCTTAGAAGGAAGAACCGAAAAATATGTGGATACTCCGTTTGGCAAGGTTAATCTCCA GCACGGGAGGCAGCATAGCATCATGCCCTCAGAAGTCAACTACCGGGCGAACATCTGGGCTCTGAAGGAGGAAGGCTGCACACACGTCATCGTCACCACAGCCTGCGGTTCCTTGAGGGAGGAGATTCGGCCCGGAGACATCGTCATTATCGACCAGTTCATTGACAG CACATATCCCTGTTGGACAACCGCACGCAGTTTTTGGGGTCCCCTTGAGGCCCGTACACGGGTCCTGCTCCGCGGTTGGCAGCTGAGGCACAGAAGCAGGTTTCCATGA
- the LOC106824685 gene encoding S-methyl-5'-thioadenosine phosphorylase-like isoform X6 yields the protein MPHKQPIQLSPEGRGGASAVRGLCLAVSGAAPLAPLCFSAPRAPATAACSLRLTRPPRPPSADMAPGANSTAVKIGVIRGTGLDDSEILEGRTEKYVDTPFGKVNLQHGRQHSIMPSEVNYRANIWALKEEGCTHVIVTTACGSLREEIRPGDIVIIDQFIDRSS from the exons ATGCCACACAAGCAGCCAATCCAGCTGTCCccggaaggaagaggaggagccagCGCCGTCCGGGGACTCTGCTTGGCTGTGTCCGGCGCTGCGCCCTTGGCCCCCCTGTGCTTCTCGGCCCCACGCGCACCCGCCACCGCAGCCTGCTCCTTGCGCCTGACGAGGCCACCGCGCCCTCCTAGCGCAGACATGGCCCCAGGTGCCAACTCCACGGCCGTGAAG ATTGGAGTCATTCGTGGAACAGGCCTGGATGATTCAGAAATCTTAGAAGGAAGAACCGAAAAATATGTGGATACTCCGTTTGGCAAGGTTAATCTCCA GCACGGGAGGCAGCATAGCATCATGCCCTCAGAAGTCAACTACCGGGCGAACATCTGGGCTCTGAAGGAGGAAGGCTGCACACACGTCATCGTCACCACAGCCTGCGGTTCCTTGAGGGAGGAGATTCGGCCCGGAGACATCGTCATTATCGACCAGTTCATTGACAG GTCCTCTTAG